The Streptomyces sp. SS1-1 genome has a segment encoding these proteins:
- a CDS encoding peptidoglycan-binding domain-containing protein, whose product MRPNVWTRTLVGVTAVAGLAAGSLATAGTSFAAPDRQPAVSSDVSVLAVNNLGLSTAEAKKVQSWLKEYWGYTGAIDGQLGTNSWKAFQRCLKQYWGYNDSIDGVVGPNTIKALQRLLRNYGYTGAIDGVAGSGTKAAFKRFANA is encoded by the coding sequence ATGCGACCGAATGTCTGGACCAGGACCCTCGTCGGCGTCACCGCCGTCGCCGGCCTCGCCGCCGGCAGCCTCGCGACCGCCGGGACGAGCTTCGCGGCGCCGGACAGGCAGCCGGCGGTGAGCTCCGACGTCAGCGTCCTCGCGGTGAACAACCTCGGACTGAGCACGGCCGAGGCGAAGAAGGTCCAGAGCTGGCTCAAGGAGTACTGGGGCTACACCGGGGCGATCGACGGACAGCTCGGCACCAACAGCTGGAAGGCGTTCCAGCGCTGCCTCAAGCAGTACTGGGGCTACAACGACTCGATCGACGGTGTCGTCGGGCCGAACACCATCAAGGCGCTCCAGCGGCTGCTCAGGAACTACGGCTACACCGGCGCCATCGACGGGGTCGCCGGGTCCGGCACCAAGGCGGCGTTCAAGCGCTTCGCCAACGCCTGA
- the argS gene encoding arginine--tRNA ligase: MASVTPLSASVEQQLTSALSATLPEATDVDPLLRRSDRADYQANGILALAKKARSNPRELAGQVVAGITTGDVIQDVEVSGPGFLNITLADRAIVENLAARYADGDRLGVAPKAEPGVTVIDYAQPNVAKEMHVGHLRSAVIGDALRGMLDFTGERTIGRHHIGDWGTQFGMLIQYLMEHPGELAPPSEVDGQEAMSNLNRVYKASRALFDADDDFKERARKRVVALQSGDKETLELWQQFVDESKVYFYSVFEKLDMEIRDDEIVGESAYNDGMPETARLLEEMGVAVRSEGALVVFFDDIRGKDDQPVPLIVQKADGGFGYAASDLTAIRNRVQDLHATTLLYVVDVRQSLHFKMVFETARRAGWLGDDVTAHNMGYGTVLGADGKPFKTREGETVRLEDLLDEAVQRAAEVVREKAQDLTEDEIQERAAQVGIGAVKYADLSTSPSRDYKFDLDQMVSLNGDTSVYLQYAYARIQSILRKAGEVRPAAHPELELHAAERALGLHLDAFGDTVFEAAAEYAPHKVAAYLYQLASLYTTFYDKCPVLKAETSAQVENRLFLCDLTARTLTKGMSLLGIRTPERL; this comes from the coding sequence ATGGCCTCGGTCACGCCCCTCAGCGCTTCTGTCGAGCAGCAGCTCACGTCCGCCCTCTCGGCCACCCTGCCGGAGGCGACCGACGTCGACCCGCTGCTGCGACGCAGCGACCGGGCGGACTACCAGGCGAACGGCATCCTCGCCCTCGCCAAGAAGGCCAGGTCGAACCCTCGGGAGCTGGCCGGCCAGGTCGTCGCGGGCATCACCACCGGTGACGTGATCCAGGACGTCGAGGTCTCCGGGCCCGGCTTCCTCAACATCACGCTCGCGGACCGCGCCATCGTGGAGAACCTGGCCGCGCGGTACGCCGACGGCGACCGGCTCGGCGTGGCACCCAAGGCCGAGCCCGGTGTCACGGTCATCGACTACGCCCAGCCGAACGTGGCCAAGGAGATGCACGTCGGCCACCTGCGTTCCGCGGTGATCGGCGACGCCCTGCGGGGCATGCTCGACTTCACCGGCGAGAGGACGATCGGCCGGCACCACATCGGCGACTGGGGCACGCAGTTCGGCATGCTCATCCAGTACCTGATGGAGCACCCGGGCGAGCTGGCGCCGCCGTCGGAGGTCGACGGCCAGGAGGCCATGTCGAACCTGAACCGCGTCTACAAGGCCTCGCGGGCGCTCTTCGACGCCGACGACGACTTCAAGGAGCGGGCCCGCAAGCGGGTCGTCGCCCTGCAGTCCGGCGACAAGGAGACCCTGGAGCTGTGGCAGCAGTTCGTGGACGAGTCGAAGGTCTACTTCTACTCGGTCTTCGAGAAGCTCGACATGGAGATCCGCGACGACGAGATCGTCGGCGAGTCCGCGTACAACGACGGCATGCCGGAGACGGCCCGCCTCCTGGAGGAGATGGGTGTCGCGGTGCGCTCCGAGGGCGCGCTCGTCGTGTTCTTCGACGACATCCGGGGCAAGGACGACCAGCCGGTCCCGCTGATCGTGCAGAAGGCGGACGGCGGCTTCGGCTACGCGGCCTCCGACCTGACCGCGATCCGCAACCGGGTCCAGGACCTGCACGCGACGACGCTGCTGTACGTGGTGGACGTGCGTCAGTCGCTGCACTTCAAGATGGTCTTCGAGACCGCCCGCCGGGCCGGCTGGCTGGGCGACGACGTCACCGCGCACAACATGGGCTACGGCACCGTGCTCGGCGCGGACGGCAAGCCGTTCAAGACGCGTGAGGGCGAGACCGTACGGCTGGAGGACCTGCTGGACGAGGCGGTGCAGCGGGCCGCCGAGGTCGTCCGGGAGAAGGCGCAGGACCTCACCGAGGACGAGATCCAGGAGCGGGCCGCGCAGGTGGGCATCGGCGCGGTGAAGTACGCCGACCTGTCCACGTCCCCCAGCCGGGACTACAAGTTCGACCTGGACCAGATGGTCTCGCTGAACGGCGACACGTCCGTCTACCTCCAGTACGCCTACGCCCGGATCCAGTCGATCCTGCGCAAGGCCGGCGAGGTCCGGCCCGCCGCGCACCCCGAGCTGGAGCTCCACGCGGCGGAGCGGGCGCTGGGCCTGCACCTGGACGCGTTCGGGGACACGGTCTTCGAGGCGGCGGCGGAGTACGCCCCGCACAAGGTGGCCGCGTACCTGTACCAGCTGGCGTCGCTGTACACCACGTTCTACGACAAGTGCCCGGTGCTGAAGGCCGAGACGTCCGCGCAGGTGGAGAACCGCCTGTTCCTGTGCGACCTGACGGCCCGCACACTGACCAAGGGCATGTCCCTGCTGGGCATCCGGACGCCCGAGCGCCTCTGA
- the lysS gene encoding lysine--tRNA ligase, translating into MPIVAQSTETTDWVSRFADEVIEESERRAPGKPVVVASGLSPSGPIHLGNLREVMTPHLVADEIRRRGREVRHLISWDDYDRYRKVPAGVPGTDESWAEHIGKPLTSVPAPKGSPYPNWAEHFKAAMVESLAELGVEFDGISQTEQYTSGVYREQILHAMKHRGDIDAILAQYRTKKAPAKKQQKPLDEAELEAAEGSGAAAEDDGSSGSAGYFPYKPYCGNCEKDLTTVTSYDDDTTELSYTCDACGFAETVRLEEFNRGKLVWKVDWPMRWAYEGVIFEPSGVDHSSPGSSFQVGGQIVGIFGGEQPIGPMYAFVGISGMAKMSSSKGGVPTPADALKIMEPQLLRWLYARRRPNQSFKIAFDQEIQRLYDEWDKLDAKVADGTALPADVAAHSRAVGTAAGELPRTPRPLPYRTLASVADITAGHQDQALRILSELDPENPLSDLDEARPRYDKAEAWINTHVPADQRTIVRDEPDTELLKSLDDASRQSLRLLLDGLAEHWSLDGLTHLVYGVPKVQAGFSADATPKELPPEIKTAQRSFFALLYHLLVGRDTGPRLPTLLLAVGQERVRTLLGD; encoded by the coding sequence GTGCCGATCGTGGCTCAGAGCACCGAGACCACTGACTGGGTCTCCCGTTTCGCGGATGAGGTCATCGAGGAGTCGGAGCGTCGGGCCCCGGGCAAACCGGTCGTCGTCGCGTCCGGTCTCTCCCCGTCCGGCCCCATCCACCTGGGCAACCTGCGCGAGGTCATGACCCCGCACCTGGTCGCCGACGAGATCCGCCGCCGGGGCCGCGAGGTCCGGCACCTGATCTCCTGGGACGACTACGACCGCTACCGCAAGGTCCCGGCCGGCGTCCCCGGCACGGACGAGTCGTGGGCCGAGCACATCGGCAAGCCGCTGACCTCGGTCCCCGCCCCGAAGGGCTCCCCGTACCCGAACTGGGCCGAGCACTTCAAGGCCGCGATGGTCGAGTCGCTGGCCGAGCTGGGCGTGGAGTTCGACGGCATCAGCCAGACGGAGCAGTACACCTCGGGCGTCTACCGCGAGCAGATCCTGCACGCCATGAAGCACCGCGGCGACATCGACGCGATCCTCGCCCAGTACCGCACCAAGAAGGCCCCGGCGAAGAAGCAGCAGAAGCCCCTCGACGAGGCCGAGCTGGAGGCCGCCGAGGGCTCCGGCGCCGCCGCCGAGGACGACGGCAGCTCCGGCTCCGCCGGCTACTTCCCGTACAAGCCGTACTGCGGCAACTGCGAGAAGGACCTCACCACCGTCACCTCGTACGACGACGACACCACCGAGCTGTCGTACACGTGCGACGCGTGCGGCTTCGCGGAGACCGTGCGGCTCGAGGAGTTCAACCGCGGCAAGCTGGTCTGGAAGGTCGACTGGCCGATGCGCTGGGCCTACGAGGGCGTGATCTTCGAGCCGAGCGGCGTCGACCACTCATCGCCGGGCTCGTCGTTCCAGGTCGGCGGGCAGATCGTCGGCATCTTCGGCGGCGAGCAGCCCATCGGCCCGATGTACGCCTTCGTCGGCATCAGCGGCATGGCGAAGATGTCGTCGTCCAAGGGCGGCGTGCCCACCCCGGCCGACGCGCTGAAGATCATGGAGCCGCAGCTGCTGCGCTGGCTGTACGCCCGCCGCCGCCCCAACCAGTCGTTCAAGATCGCCTTCGACCAGGAGATCCAGCGGCTCTACGACGAGTGGGACAAGCTCGACGCCAAGGTCGCCGACGGCACCGCGCTGCCCGCCGACGTCGCGGCGCACTCCCGCGCCGTCGGCACCGCCGCCGGTGAGCTGCCCCGCACGCCCCGCCCGCTGCCGTACCGCACCCTCGCGTCGGTCGCGGACATCACCGCCGGGCACCAGGACCAGGCGCTGCGCATCCTCTCCGAGCTCGACCCGGAGAACCCGCTGTCCGACCTGGACGAGGCCCGCCCGCGCTACGACAAGGCCGAGGCCTGGATCAACACGCACGTCCCCGCCGACCAGCGGACCATCGTGCGCGACGAACCCGACACCGAGCTGCTGAAGTCCCTCGACGACGCGTCCCGGCAGTCGCTGCGGCTCCTGCTCGACGGGCTCGCCGAGCACTGGTCGCTCGACGGCCTGACCCACCTCGTGTACGGCGTGCCCAAGGTGCAGGCCGGCTTCTCCGCGGACGCCACGCCCAAGGAGCTGCCGCCGGAGATCAAGACCGCCCAGCGGTCGTTCTTCGCCCTGCTCTACCACCTGCTGGTGGGCCGGGACACCGGGCCGCGCCTGCCCACGCTGCTGCTGGCGGTCGGTCAGGAGCGGGTGAGGACCCTGCTCGGGGACTGA
- a CDS encoding DUF2637 domain-containing protein, whose product MHRVLIGVVVFGALIIAGIGFAGSYAAVRELAIEKGFGNFSYVFPIGIDAGICVLLALDLLLTWIRIPFPLLRQTAWLLTAATIAFNGAAAWPDPLGVGMHGVIPILFVVSVEAARHAIGRIADITADKHMEGVRLTRWLLSPVPTFLLWRRMKLWELRSYEQVIKLEQERLVYQARLRSRFGRAWRRKAPVESLMPLRLARYGVPLAETAPAGLAAAGIEPALLPPAPPREAVHSAAGPVALGGAERPAVAASIPRQAGPAGPPEPEPEPEYVQDWFNTPRQVEYHGGYDAQYDPQGHLEDWYAEQQQAEQYRDQYEEEPPLQEPSPEDTGTFPIPVTSARTRQLGEGGGTPAPEPSEEDYYQVFRQSIDGSYPTPRVLGDNIEATYGTSLSPSDLKTLAERFQQRHSAELEEDHIA is encoded by the coding sequence ATGCACCGCGTTCTCATCGGCGTGGTCGTCTTCGGCGCCCTGATCATCGCCGGTATCGGCTTCGCCGGTTCGTACGCGGCCGTCCGCGAGCTGGCCATCGAGAAGGGCTTCGGGAACTTCAGCTATGTGTTCCCGATCGGCATCGACGCGGGCATCTGCGTGCTGCTGGCCCTGGATCTGCTGCTGACGTGGATCCGCATCCCCTTCCCGCTGCTGCGTCAGACGGCCTGGCTGCTGACGGCCGCGACGATCGCCTTCAACGGCGCGGCGGCCTGGCCGGACCCGCTGGGCGTCGGCATGCACGGCGTCATCCCGATCCTGTTCGTGGTCTCGGTGGAGGCGGCGCGGCACGCGATCGGCCGGATAGCCGACATCACGGCCGACAAGCACATGGAGGGCGTCCGCCTCACCCGGTGGCTGCTGTCGCCGGTGCCGACGTTCCTGCTGTGGCGCCGTATGAAGCTGTGGGAGCTGCGCTCCTACGAGCAGGTGATCAAGCTGGAGCAGGAGCGGCTGGTCTACCAGGCGCGGCTGCGTTCGCGCTTCGGCCGTGCCTGGCGCCGCAAGGCCCCGGTGGAGTCCCTGATGCCGCTGCGGCTGGCGCGGTACGGCGTCCCGCTGGCGGAGACGGCCCCGGCGGGCCTGGCGGCGGCGGGCATCGAGCCGGCGCTGCTGCCCCCGGCGCCTCCGCGGGAGGCGGTGCACTCGGCGGCCGGCCCGGTGGCCCTGGGCGGCGCGGAACGTCCGGCGGTGGCCGCCTCGATCCCCCGGCAGGCGGGCCCGGCGGGGCCGCCGGAGCCGGAGCCCGAGCCGGAGTACGTGCAGGACTGGTTCAACACGCCCCGGCAGGTGGAGTACCACGGCGGTTATGACGCCCAGTACGACCCGCAGGGGCACCTGGAGGACTGGTACGCGGAGCAGCAGCAGGCCGAGCAGTACCGGGACCAGTACGAGGAGGAGCCCCCGCTTCAGGAGCCCTCCCCGGAGGACACCGGCACGTTCCCGATCCCGGTGACGTCGGCCCGTACCCGGCAGCTCGGCGAGGGCGGCGGCACGCCGGCCCCGGAGCCGTCGGAGGAGGACTACTACCAGGTCTTCCGTCAGTCGATAGACGGCAGCTACCCGACGCCGCGGGTGCTCGGCGACAACATCGAGGCGACGTACGGGACGTCGCTGAGCCCCAGCGACCTGAAGACCCTGGCCGAACGGTTCCAGCAGCGCCACTCGGCGGAGCTGGAGGAGGACCACATCGCCTAG
- a CDS encoding DUF3558 family protein, giving the protein MQRAAMRDQLDRRDQREQRAKGLRRALVCAAAVPVMLVAAGCSSDSGSGDKAAEGGDGGAKSSASSPAASASPTVQAAAYKALPEACKVLSGKTLDDLVPKAKSGKKGSSDDTSTRGSCSWSSLDNNGVKGSQFRWLNVSLLRFESDASRGAGDKLAQEYYRAQAQDARSVTGAKNTKSEPVQGVGDEATAVRYDLKKKEGSFKQETVVARTENVVVTVDYNGAGLAGEKTPDGDKLNKLAQKALKEAVAAVAKANGAGGDAGTPSSAPSKPASKSPSAGASKDASGSPSPSASKKS; this is encoded by the coding sequence ATGCAGCGAGCAGCGATGCGAGATCAGCTTGACCGGCGTGACCAGCGTGAGCAGCGGGCGAAGGGTCTGCGCCGTGCCCTTGTCTGCGCCGCGGCCGTCCCGGTGATGCTGGTGGCCGCGGGCTGCTCCTCGGACTCCGGTTCCGGTGACAAGGCGGCCGAGGGCGGGGACGGCGGGGCGAAGTCCTCGGCGTCGTCGCCGGCGGCGAGCGCGTCGCCGACCGTGCAGGCCGCCGCGTACAAGGCGCTGCCGGAGGCGTGCAAGGTGCTGTCCGGGAAGACGCTGGACGACCTGGTGCCGAAGGCCAAGTCCGGTAAGAAGGGCTCCTCCGACGACACGTCGACGCGGGGCTCCTGCTCCTGGAGCAGCCTCGACAACAACGGGGTGAAGGGCTCGCAGTTCCGCTGGCTCAACGTCTCCCTGCTGCGCTTCGAGTCGGACGCCTCGCGGGGCGCGGGCGACAAGCTGGCGCAGGAGTACTACCGGGCGCAGGCGCAGGACGCCCGGTCGGTGACCGGCGCGAAGAACACGAAGTCGGAGCCTGTGCAGGGCGTCGGCGACGAGGCGACGGCGGTGCGCTACGACCTGAAGAAGAAGGAAGGCTCCTTCAAGCAGGAGACGGTCGTCGCCCGTACCGAGAACGTCGTGGTCACCGTCGACTACAACGGCGCCGGTCTGGCCGGTGAGAAGACCCCGGACGGCGACAAGCTGAACAAGCTGGCGCAGAAGGCGCTGAAGGAGGCCGTGGCGGCGGTCGCGAAGGCCAACGGCGCAGGCGGTGACGCGGGCACGCCGAGCAGCGCGCCTTCGAAGCCGGCGTCGAAGTCTCCCTCGGCCGGCGCGTCGAAGGACGCGTCGGGCTCCCCTTCCCCGTCAGCGTCGAAGAAGAGCTGA